A region of Alteromonadaceae bacterium 2753L.S.0a.02 DNA encodes the following proteins:
- a CDS encoding putative lumazine-binding protein: MKIHFETLVVVALFYCGSLAATPMPEHQLNNTTADQKAITQTVLDYVEGWYSADAKRMDNALSEHLAKRRITPEGQLMAVSKAWMVQETGNGRGRIPAPEQGRKEVTILVQTSTIASVMLISNDFVDYLHLVKIGDTWKIANALWDYRKK, encoded by the coding sequence ATGAAAATACACTTCGAAACCCTCGTAGTGGTAGCGCTCTTTTACTGCGGCTCACTCGCGGCAACACCTATGCCCGAACATCAATTAAACAACACCACAGCCGATCAAAAGGCCATCACCCAAACGGTACTGGATTATGTCGAAGGCTGGTATTCGGCGGATGCCAAGCGAATGGACAACGCCTTATCGGAGCATCTCGCCAAGCGGCGCATTACGCCCGAAGGTCAACTTATGGCGGTATCGAAAGCTTGGATGGTTCAAGAAACCGGCAATGGCAGAGGCCGCATCCCTGCGCCGGAGCAAGGTCGCAAAGAGGTGACAATACTCGTGCAAACCTCTACCATCGCTAGCGTAATGCTGATCTCCAACGATTTTGTCGACTACCTTCACCTGGTAAAAATCGGAGACACCTGGAAAATTGCCAACGCCCTATGGGACTACCGCAAGAAATAA